A part of Paroedura picta isolate Pp20150507F chromosome 7, Ppicta_v3.0, whole genome shotgun sequence genomic DNA contains:
- the CDKN2D gene encoding cyclin-dependent kinase 4 inhibitor D yields MLEGAGRERGAGDNVAKRPTQHNKPRPGTWGRAAGLGVAGLTVAWPAAARKRVLGVPRRVSEHVQSAPTALARLTLGPSPGMQAESHSGDRLSGAAARGDVAEVRRLLQHELLHPDAPNRFGKTALQVMMFGNVFVAQELLKQGASPNIQDESGTAPAHDAARTGFLDTLNVLVEYGADVNVPDSLGSLPLHIAVREGHVEIVHFLMPRSNLHHRDAEGRTPLELAQHLGLTDIQGVLELHISSLA; encoded by the exons ATGCTTGAGGGGGCGGGCAGAGAACGCGGGGCCGGCGACAATGTAGCCAAGCGGCCAACGCAGCACAACAAACCGCGGCCAGGCACGTGGGGGCGGGCGGCGGGGCTGGGCGTCGCCGGCTTGACAGTCGCCTGGCCGGCCGCAGCGAGGAAACGGGTGCTCGGCGTTCCACGGCgggtctctgagcatgtgcagagcgcgCCCACCGCGCTCGCTCGCCTCACTCTAGGGCCCAGCCCGGGGATGCAGGCGGAGAGTCACTCCGGAGACCGGCTCAGCGGGGCGGCCGCCCGGGGGGACGTGGCCGAGGTGCGACGCCTCCTGCAGCACGAGCTGCTCCATCCCGACGCGCCCAACCGCTTCGGCAAGACGGCGCTGCAG GTCATGATGTTTGGCAACGTGTTTGTGGCCCAGGAGCTTCTGAAGCAGGGGGCCAGTCCCAACATCCAAGACGAGTCAGGCACAGCCCCCGCCCATGATGCTGCCCGGACTGGCTTCCTCGATACTCTGAATGTCCTTGTGGAATACGGAGCCGATGTGAATGTGCCGGACTCCTTGGGCTCCTTGCCCCTGCACATTGCCGTCAGGGAAGGACACGTTGAGATTGTGCACTTCCTGATGCCTCGGTCCAACTTGCACCACCGGGATGCTGAGGGACGCACGCCGCTGGAGCTGGCGCAACATCTGGGGCTGACAGACATCCAGGGCGTTCTTGAGTTGCACATCTCCAGCCTGGCTTGA